In Methanobrevibacter boviskoreani JH1, one DNA window encodes the following:
- the topA gene encoding DNA topoisomerase I — protein sequence MNELIICEKPKAAEKVAQALSSKAKKHKYNKKVSYWEMDREDKHIVIVSAVGHLYSLTPKNNRNKYYFDLDWAPAYEVNKSSRFTRDYVNAIKKFAKDADSFIHACDYDIEGTLIGYNALKYACGVNDLAKVSRMKFSTLTKKDVVEAYENRIELDMPQVESGIARHVLDYYFGVNISKALMTSVRKSKYKYLKLSAGRVQTPTLSILVKREKEIQKFVPKPYWLIKAVLENDIVADHVEGKIFDQKRAENIYKNCKGSDADVSKVKINKKIRKPPVPFNLGDLQSESYAAFGFSPKKTQVIAQNLYTGGYTSYPRTSSQKLPESLNYKNILIQLSQNSEYKKHIIDLPKNLKPHEGKKTDAAHPAIHPTGVLPEKLDKDEQKVYNLIVYRFISVFSTDSELETMKVNLNVGKEEFSFKRKRVSVLGWLAHYPFKKIEDDTFPDLKKGDKIKVKDIKSEEKKTKPPARYNESSLIKELEKRELGTKATRADIIAKLYDRKYISGKKIEVNQLGENIIDTLEEYCKDITSEELTRNFERDLDKIRDNKLSKDALIKDAQEEVLTILSDIEKNEKDIGNKLYNAYMKSQIVGKCACGGDLIKRYSPKTKASFVGCSNYPDCRTIYSLPKGANILKSKCPKCGLPMISFGKPRQHACLDPNCGKENVKKPKTLEIVGTCPECGNNLVKRNGRYGEFVGCRGFPKCRFTCSVDELDSILEKANSSSSSSKKDQKIESDAK from the coding sequence ATGAATGAATTAATTATTTGTGAGAAGCCAAAAGCTGCGGAAAAAGTAGCTCAGGCTTTATCTTCCAAGGCAAAGAAACATAAATATAATAAAAAGGTTAGTTATTGGGAAATGGATAGGGAAGATAAACATATTGTTATAGTGTCTGCTGTAGGTCATTTGTACTCATTGACTCCTAAAAACAATCGAAACAAGTATTATTTTGACTTAGATTGGGCTCCTGCATATGAAGTTAATAAATCTAGTAGATTTACAAGGGATTATGTCAATGCCATTAAGAAATTTGCAAAAGATGCGGATAGCTTTATCCATGCATGTGATTATGATATTGAGGGTACCTTAATCGGGTATAATGCATTAAAATATGCATGTGGCGTTAATGATTTGGCTAAAGTTTCCCGTATGAAATTCTCAACCTTAACTAAAAAGGATGTTGTTGAAGCATATGAAAATAGGATAGAACTGGATATGCCTCAGGTAGAAAGTGGTATAGCAAGGCATGTTTTGGATTATTATTTTGGTGTTAATATCTCTAAGGCATTGATGACTTCTGTTAGAAAATCTAAATATAAATATTTAAAACTTTCAGCAGGTCGTGTTCAAACTCCAACACTTTCAATTCTTGTCAAAAGGGAAAAGGAAATTCAGAAATTTGTTCCTAAACCTTATTGGTTAATCAAGGCAGTTCTTGAAAATGATATTGTTGCAGATCATGTGGAAGGTAAAATCTTTGATCAAAAGAGAGCCGAGAATATCTATAAAAATTGTAAAGGTTCCGATGCCGATGTTTCAAAGGTAAAGATTAACAAAAAAATTAGAAAACCACCTGTTCCATTTAATTTAGGTGATTTACAATCAGAGTCCTATGCAGCATTTGGTTTTTCTCCTAAGAAAACTCAGGTCATTGCTCAGAATTTATATACTGGGGGATATACTTCTTATCCACGTACCTCATCTCAGAAATTACCTGAATCATTAAATTATAAGAACATTCTAATCCAATTATCACAGAACTCCGAATATAAAAAACATATTATAGATCTTCCTAAGAATCTAAAACCTCATGAAGGTAAAAAAACAGATGCAGCTCACCCTGCGATCCACCCGACGGGTGTTTTACCTGAAAAATTGGATAAGGATGAACAAAAAGTTTATAATTTAATTGTCTATAGATTTATCAGTGTATTTTCAACAGATTCTGAATTGGAAACAATGAAAGTTAATCTTAATGTGGGAAAAGAGGAATTTTCATTTAAAAGAAAACGGGTCTCAGTTCTCGGATGGTTGGCCCATTATCCATTTAAAAAAATTGAGGACGATACATTTCCAGATCTTAAAAAGGGAGATAAGATTAAGGTTAAAGATATTAAATCAGAGGAGAAAAAAACTAAACCTCCTGCAAGATACAACGAATCCTCCCTTATTAAGGAACTTGAGAAAAGAGAGCTTGGTACTAAGGCTACAAGAGCAGATATTATTGCTAAACTTTATGATAGAAAGTATATATCCGGTAAAAAAATCGAGGTTAATCAGTTAGGCGAGAACATAATCGACACTTTGGAGGAGTACTGTAAAGACATCACCTCCGAGGAGTTGACCCGTAATTTTGAAAGGGATTTAGATAAAATTAGAGATAATAAATTATCTAAAGATGCCCTTATAAAGGATGCCCAGGAAGAGGTCTTAACTATTCTCTCAGACATTGAGAAAAATGAGAAGGATATTGGAAATAAACTTTACAACGCATATATGAAGAGTCAGATTGTCGGTAAATGTGCATGTGGTGGGGACTTGATTAAAAGATATTCTCCTAAAACCAAAGCTAGTTTTGTGGGATGTTCCAACTATCCTGATTGTAGAACTATTTACTCCCTTCCAAAAGGAGCCAATATTCTTAAGAGTAAATGTCCTAAATGCGGATTACCTATGATTTCCTTTGGTAAACCTCGTCAACACGCATGTCTTGATCCTAACTGTGGTAAGGAAAATGTTAAAAAACCTAAAACTCTTGAGATTGTTGGTACCTGCCCGGAATGTGGAAATAATTTAGTTAAGAGAAATGGTAGATATGGGGAATTTGTAGGTTGTAGAGGATTTCCAAAATGTAGGTTCACATGTTCTGTAGATGAACTAGACTCCATATTGGAAAAAGCAAACTCCTCAAGCAGTAGTTCTAAAAAAGACCAGAAAATAGAATCTGATGCAAAATAG